The DNA segment GGTTCAGCTAacgagtcctctggtccgagtcgtttgttcttttgtcatgtgattCCCATAGACGTAGGTCTTACAATGCACAATGACATCATTATTACATAATTATGGGAGATCCAGTTAATAACCAATCACATCAAAGATAAAATGTGGTCTCTGTAGCATCACAGCATTGTTAGTGGTTTAAGGGTTTAAGGGGATGGTATTTCAAGTATTTTGGCAACCCTTTATCTCCTGTGGTTACTCGAGCCGTACCGGAAATCCAACACGGATAAATTTTTGAGGTGAAAGGACTACGACGTCAGGATTCCTCAGGACACTTCTGcaagccaagaacaggaatctcaGGCTACGAACAgcttaacataaaaaaagataatttccCAGTGTTGTTGTCCAAAGTTGTTAAGAATTGAAGATTCTGTAgtttccacttcctgttttcgGGTGACAGAAGGTTGCCGTTTTTAAAACCATCGCGGTGATCTGGCGCGAATAGGACTTCAGGACCTTCCAGATCAACACTGGGAGCGCCATGCTGCTGTGCAAGGAGACTGTTGAGGTGATATTGttgaaatgtagataaataaagtactttcttgtaaacacaGCCAGTcccgaaactttttgataccatctcATAATATGCAATTATAATAACgtgctattataataactacTTTAAGAGTTCGTGGTATATCACAGCACTGGTTGTCATATTCTCTGAACACACAAGGTCTCCCTTGAGAATCATCAGAGAATCTGCTGCACTCTTCCCAGACCTCCATTACAGTTTTTTCTCCACGTGATGTCGAGGTTGAACAAGGCGTtctgagaattttatttctgatctctGGTGTAGCAAAAACTGCCAGGTATGAGGCCTTGTGCATCAACCTGTCAGAGGGCttccgttcttttttttttaactcttcaaATCCACATTTTCCACTAGTTTTCCTTACAACTGATCAGCTCTCTAGTCCAGAGCTGAAGCCAGAGTCCTGCACAGAATTATTCTTGCAATGGCACATGAAATCTGGAGCCTGGAGATCTGGTACATTTTCCTCCTCTTGTTCTTCCTCCGGTGGTGTGTGCGCCGGCTGTATAGCTGGCATGATCACTTGTGCTATAGTGAAACACTCTTCCTGGGCTTCAAGGAGCAAAGGAGCAGACGAAAATTCCTAACAAGAGAAAATAACATGAGAAAAACAACGCATCTCAATTCATCTCAATTTCAGTGTATATAGTTGCAGAAAAAGTGAttcaaatcaaatatattttgatataaGGGATGActcttttattttgttagtCAACTTATGTACAGCGGAAACTATATAAGAAAGCGATCCTTACTAGGAAGATCTCAGGAGTTGGGTATTCTTCAGATTTGCGTCTGAATTTGTGACCTATGTATAATAACACTACCGAAAGAACAACGCCGCACAGCACGGCGGGAATCGCCACCCACGCCAAAGAGCGATCTACGTAAACGTGACAAAGATACTTTGTAATGTccatgcaagaaaaaaacatcagctATGTTTTTAGCAAAGGAAGAGAACAGTGTGCTTTTACCTTTCGTGTAGATGCAAAGTGGAGATGTGTAGTTGCTGCTCTTGTTATATTCCAagctgaagatgctgacttgGACGCAGTATTCGGTCCCGGATTTCAGTGCCCTCAGTGGGGCGTGTGGACTGCCGTAAACCTCTGTGCCTTTCTattaaacagcagaaaaaaggagaataaaattaaatggcCTCTGAACTAAGCACTGGGATTTATGAAGGGATGCTAGTTTGATATACAGGACTGCATCATGTTTGAGGACATCTACAGGGTTCCAGCCTGGGGAAATAACCATCACAATTGgtcgctttggagcgtttcttaGATCAGAATCGAAATTGTCAAAAcgacttgttcaacctccatcAGGTACATTGATTCCGTACAATCGTCCGATGTTTCCTGCATTATCAATTATTGATGGCATGctgatcaaaatatataatactttAGTCATTTCTGCTCATcaaaagaacatttcttgttgctttgatcaaatcgCATTCGAATCGGTAAAGGATCTACTTGTACAGGTAGCCCCCGACTTACGAAATGCAATGTGTTTTACCTGATTGGGGTTAAACTTCTCCCAGTACTGCACCCTGTATTGCAGGTCCTTCATGACATCGCTCATGACCGATTGGGGTATCATAAGCATCAACATGTCCTTGTCCGCCGTCGCTTTCACCGGGCCAGGTGGCGCTAGCTTGCCTGCAAGATTCGAACATCACGTCATGTCACGTTTTCACCCTCCTGAAAACGTTTTCACGCTCGATTTATAAACAGGAAGCATCTATTCAACAGATAATTTAAACCATATACGTCAGTAATCTGAGAACAGACAATGCAGAGCACAGTTTAAAAAGGGACAATGGTTCATTTGAACCTGATCAAGGCTCCAAAACAGCATGATGTGTGCACTGCACATTTCTGGTGCTTTCCCAGCGCTCCGTATCCAGAGAGCAGATCAGGGGAAAACGAGGGGGAAATTCCAGGCAGCTAAATATCCATTAGTGCTACATATATCTTTTGCTAGCCTCGATCTATCtagtatttctttttcttcggTTGTTATTCTGCATTTATAGAGCTTTAGAAGTGCATAAAAACTCTTTCGAATTGAAAACTGACAACAAATAGGGGTCTTTAAcgtttttcaggtcaaggaccttttttattttaaaagatttgcagtttcacttttactatcaggtggactatgatttaaataaatatttgttatttaacattaattagCAGACCCCCTGCAGTACCCCATAGTTGTTGCAGACCCCATAGGGGTTGTGGTCCTCTGGTACAagactctctcactcaccatcGATATCAGGTGTGAAATTTAAAACCGTCCAGTTGGAGTGCTGCAGCCCGGCCTCGGCTCTTACTCGAACCAAAAACGATGCTGAGAAAGGCAGCCTGCAGTGTGTGAAATCACACCACCTCTCTGTGGTACCTTCACACGCCTGCTTATATAATCTCTCATCTTCTTCAGCATCTGAGCTAAAGAGAACACAGTACACAAGTtagctagatagctagatagatagatagatagatagatagatagatagatagatagatagatcgatagatcgatagctCGATAGATAAACAGACTGGCAGgtggacggacggacagacggacagacggacagacggatagacagacagacagatagatagacagacagactggcAGGTGAAGAGATGGAAGAATGGATTGATgtacggacagacagacaga comes from the Silurus meridionalis isolate SWU-2019-XX chromosome 3, ASM1480568v1, whole genome shotgun sequence genome and includes:
- the LOC124383350 gene encoding interferon alpha/beta receptor 1a-like isoform X2, with the protein product MHVLWLGILKAAQAEVSAVRMGFRSAAFSHSRLFFSPACEMFLCRNLELDLLLLLLVVVSASLPPPCDVQMIAVNLDYILRWDWNYTHLKIPVTFTVDSDAEEDERLYKQACEGTTERWCDFTHCRLPFSASFLVRVRAEAGLQHSNWTVLNFTPDIDGKLAPPGPVKATADKDMLMLMIPQSVMSDVMKDLQYRVQYWEKFNPNQKGTEVYGSPHAPLRALKSGTEYCVQVSIFSLEYNKSSNYTSPLCIYTKDRSLAWVAIPAVLCGVVLSVVLLYIGHKFRRKSEEYPTPEIFLEFSSAPLLLEAQEECFTIAQVIMPAIQPAHTPPEEEQEEENVPDLQAPDFMCHCKNNSVQDSGFSSGLES
- the LOC124383350 gene encoding interleukin-10 receptor subunit beta-like isoform X3, coding for MSYAEEDERLYKQACEGTTERWCDFTHCRLPFSASFLVRVRAEAGLQHSNWTVLNFTPDIDGKLAPPGPVKATADKDMLMLMIPQSVMSDVMKDLQYRVQYWEKFNPNQKGTEVYGSPHAPLRALKSGTEYCVQVSIFSLEYNKSSNYTSPLCIYTKDRSLAWVAIPAVLCGVVLSVVLLYIGHKFRRKSEEYPTPEIFLEFSSAPLLLEAQEECFTIAQVIMPAIQPAHTPPEEEQEEENVPDLQAPDFMCHCKNNSVQDSGFSSGLES
- the LOC124383350 gene encoding interferon alpha/beta receptor 1a-like isoform X1 — translated: MHVLWLGILKAAQAEVSAVRMGFRSAAFSHSRLFFSPACEMFLCRNLELDLLLLLLVVVSASLPPPCDVQMIAVNLDYILRWDWNYTHLKIPVTFTVEYVFSDAEEDERLYKQACEGTTERWCDFTHCRLPFSASFLVRVRAEAGLQHSNWTVLNFTPDIDGKLAPPGPVKATADKDMLMLMIPQSVMSDVMKDLQYRVQYWEKFNPNQKGTEVYGSPHAPLRALKSGTEYCVQVSIFSLEYNKSSNYTSPLCIYTKDRSLAWVAIPAVLCGVVLSVVLLYIGHKFRRKSEEYPTPEIFLEFSSAPLLLEAQEECFTIAQVIMPAIQPAHTPPEEEQEEENVPDLQAPDFMCHCKNNSVQDSGFSSGLES